One stretch of Centroberyx gerrardi isolate f3 chromosome 13, fCenGer3.hap1.cur.20231027, whole genome shotgun sequence DNA includes these proteins:
- the LOC139929247 gene encoding rap guanine nucleotide exchange factor 4-like isoform X1: MVAVQTSPNSSPSAEWICCLDKRPSERSGEDVDIILTRLREVKAFHRFPPSLLLQICACAFYEYLEKGITLFRQGDIGTSWYAVLSGSLDVKVSETANHQDAVTICTLGIGTAFGESILDNTPRHATIVSRETSELLRIEQREFKGLWEKYRQSMAGLLAPPYGAMESGSNNDRLTDKDGMNSDSVGLMNKTHNKVPSEKLQRGGKVLRNAILSRAPHMIRDRKYHLKTYRQCCVGTELVDWLVQQSACVHTRSHAVGMWQALLEEGVLNHVDQELGFQDKYLFYRFLDDEEEDTPLPSEEEKRESEEELPETILFLAQIGPDALLRMILRKSPGQRTGDDLEIIYDELLHIKALAHLSNTVKRELASVLIFESHAKAGTVLFNQGEEGTSWYIIQKGSVNVVIYGKGVVCTLHEGDDFGKLALVTDSPRAASIVLREDNCHFLRVDKEDFNRILRDVEANTVRLKEHEQPVLVLEKSPRASTLGSIKYTVISGTPEKILEHFLETMRMDTHHSEPDPAVDDFVLMHCVFMPNSQLCPLLMAHYHAPAPPGSEQERLEYAVNTKRRALTLALRWANTHTFLLQEEPAALSFLEELYGSVSNDSRMLRALKDFVPDLEKVVKLHSEEAKTTKKTLIRQFSNGEERLQKKQPIRNHDDILLKVYCSDHTYTTIRVTVAATGREVVSAVADKLGTNDELLLVHLSSAGEKQILKPNDVSVFSTLGINGRLFACPRDQLNALTPLPDQEGPSAGSMSSFELMSSKDLAYQMTLFDWELFSCVHEHELLYHTFGRQSFRRTTANLDLFLRRFNQVQLWVVTEVCLCGQLSKRVQLLKKFIKIAAHCREFKNLNSFFAIIMGMSNPAVSRLNQTWEKLPSKFKKFYAEFESMMDPSRNHRAYRLTVTKLEPPIIPFMPLLLKDMTFTHEGNKTFIDNMVNFEKMRIIANTIRQVRHCRSQPFNPDICQPNKNHVEVRGYVRKLCVIDNQRTLTQLSYRLEPRRT, translated from the exons ATGGTCGCGGTGCAGACGTCTCCCAATTCGTCCCCATCGGCGGAGTGGATCTGCTGCCTGGATAAAAG GCCGTCGGAGCGCTCGGGAGAGGATGTGGACATTATTCTGACCAGACTGCGAGAGGTCAAAGCCTTCCACAggttccccccctccctcctgctgcaGATCTGTGCCTGTGCCTTCTATGAATACCTGGAGAAAGGCATCACAC TGTTTCGCCAGGGAGACATAGGCACCAGCTGGTATGCTGTCCTGTCTGGCTCTCTGGACGTCAAGGTGTCAGAAACCGCCAACCACCAG gatGCAGTCACTATCTGTACGCTGGGGATCGGGACGGCGTTCGGGGAGTCGATCCTGGACAACACGCCTCGCCACGCGACCATCGTCAGCAGGGAGACCAGCGAGCTGCTCCGCATCGAACAGAGGGAGTTCAAGGGCCTttgggag AAGTATCGTCAGAGCATGGCTGGACTACTTGCCCCTCCTTATGGAGCTATGGAGAGTGGATCCAACAACGACA GACTCACAGACAAAGACGGCATGAACTCAGACTCCGTCGGCCTCATGAACAAGACTCACAACAAG gTTCCCTCAGAGAAGCtgcagagaggggggaaggtTCTCCGCAACGCCATCCTCTCCAGAGCCCCGCACATGATTCGAGACAGGAAATACCACCTCAAGACATACAG ACAGTGTTGTGTCGGCACAGAGCTGGTGGACTGGCTGGTGCAGCAGAGTGCCTGTGTTCACACACGGTCCCATGCTGTTGGGATGTGGCAGGCACTTCTGGAGGAAGGCGTACTCAACCATG TGGACCAAGAGCTGGGTTTCCAGGACAAGTACCTGTTCTACCGTTTCCTtgacgatgaggaggaggacacacCGTTGCCTagcgaggaggagaagagggagagtgaggaagagCTGCCGGAGACCATCCTCTTCCTGGCTCAGATCGGCCCTGACGCACTGCTGCGCATGATCCTCAGGAAATC gcCTGGTCAGAGGACAGGCGATGACTTAGAGATCATCTATGATGAGCTGCTTCACATCAAGGCCTTAGCTCACCTCTCCAACACT GTGAAGAGGGAACTGGCGAGCGTTCTGATCTTCGAGTCACATGCCAAAGCCGGAACCGTGT tGTTCAAccaaggagaggaggggacatCGTGGTACATCATCCAGAAGGGCTCTGTCAATGTGGTTATCTAtggcaag ggagTGGTGTGCACGCTCCACGAGGGCGACGACTTTGGGAAGCTGGCTCTGGTGACAGATTCTCCTCGCGCTGCCTCCATTGTCCTGAGAGAGGACAACTGCCACTTCCTCCGTGTGGACAAGGAAGACTTCAACAGGATACTCAGG gATGTGGAAGCGAATACAGTGCGTCTGAAAGAGCATGAGCAGCCTGTGCTGGTGTTAGAAAAGAGTCCTCGAGCCTCCACCCTGGGAAGCatcaa GTACACTGTGATATCAGGAACGCCAGAGAAGATTCTTGAACACTTCCTGGAGACCATGAGGATGGACACACACCACAGTGAGCCAG ACCCGGCGGTGGATGACTTTGTCCTCATGCACTGTGTCTTCATGCCCAACAGCCAACTGTGCCCTCTACTCATGGCACA CTACCATGCGCCGGCTCCGCCTGGCTCTGAACAGGAGAGGTTGGAGTATGCGGTCAACACTAAGAGGAGGGCCCTCACCCTGGCCCTGCGCTgggctaacacacacaccttcctgctgcaggaggagcccGCCGCACTCTCCTTCCTGGAG GAGTTGTATGGAAGCGTATCCAACGATTCGCGGATGCTGAGAGCGCTGAAGGATTTTGTTCCTGACCTGGAGAAAGTCGTCAAGCTACA TTCAGAGGAAGCCAAAACCACGAAAAAG ACGCTTATACGACAGTTCAgcaatggagaggagagattgCAGAAGAAACAGCCCATTAGGAACCATGATGACA tccTTTTGAAGGTGTACTGCAGTGACCACACCTACACCACCATCCGGGTCACCGTGGCAGCGACGGGCAGAGAGGTGGTCAGCGCTGTGGCCGACAAACTGGGCACCAATGACGAGCTGCTATTGGTCCACCTCAGCTCTGCAGGTG AGAAACAAATCCTGAAGCCAAATGATGTGTCGGTGTTTTCCACTCTGGGGATCAACGGGCGTTTGTTTGCCTGTCCTCGAGACCAGCTCAATGCCCTG aCGCCTCTTCCAGACCAGGAGGGCCCCTCAGCAGGATCCATGTCCAGTTTTGAGCTGATGAGTTCTAAAGATCTGGCCTATCAGATGACGCTGTTTGACTGGGAGCTCTTTAGCTGTGTACATgag CATGAGCTGCTGTACCACACATTCGGCCGTCAGAGCTTCAGGAGGACCACGGCCAACCTGGACCTGTTCCTGCGGAGGTTCAACCAGGTTCAGCTGTGGGTGGTGACCGAGGTCTGCCTGTGTGGACAGCTCAGCAAGAGGGTCCAGCTGCTCAAGAAGTTCATCAAGATAGCCGCACA CTGTCGGGAGTTTAAGAACCTGAATTCGTTCTTTGCCATCATCATGGGGATGAGCAATCCTGCTGTCAGCAGACTGAACCAGACCTGGGAG AAACTCCCCAGCAAGTTTAAGAAGTTCTATGCTGAGTTTGAGAGCATGATG GACCCATCCAGGAACCACCGAGCCTACCGACTCACTGTTACCAAACTGGAGCCGCCAATCATCCCCTTTATGCCCCTCCTTCTCAAAG ATATGACATTCACACACGAGGGCAACAAGACATTCATCGACAATATGGTCAATTTTGAGAAAATG CGTATTATTGCTAACACAATTCGACAAGTGAGGCACTGCAGAAGTCAGCCGTTCA aCCCTGACATATGCCAGCCCAATAAGAACCATGTGGAGGTACGGGGTTACGTTAGGAAGCTCTGTGTGATTGACAACCAGAGGACGCTGACACAGCTCTCCTATAGGCTGGAGCCTCGGCGGACTTGA
- the LOC139929247 gene encoding rap guanine nucleotide exchange factor 4-like isoform X2: MVAVQTSPNSSPSAEWICCLDKRPSERSGEDVDIILTRLREVKAFHRFPPSLLLQICACAFYEYLEKGITLFRQGDIGTSWYAVLSGSLDVKVSETANHQDAVTICTLGIGTAFGESILDNTPRHATIVSRETSELLRIEQREFKGLWEKYRQSMAGLLAPPYGAMESGSNNDRLTDKDGMNSDSVGLMNKTHNKVPSEKLQRGGKVLRNAILSRAPHMIRDRKYHLKTYRQCCVGTELVDWLVQQSACVHTRSHAVGMWQALLEEGVLNHVDQELGFQDKYLFYRFLDDEEEDTPLPSEEEKRESEEELPETILFLAQIGPDALLRMILRKSPGQRTGDDLEIIYDELLHIKALAHLSNTVKRELASVLIFESHAKAGTVLFNQGEEGTSWYIIQKGSVNVVIYGKGVVCTLHEGDDFGKLALVTDSPRAASIVLREDNCHFLRVDKEDFNRILRDVEANTVRLKEHEQPVLVLEKSPRASTLGSIKYTVISGTPEKILEHFLETMRMDTHHSEPDPAVDDFVLMHCVFMPNSQLCPLLMAHYHAPAPPGSEQERLEYAVNTKRRALTLALRWANTHTFLLQEEPAALSFLEELYGSVSNDSRMLRALKDFVPDLEKVVKLHSEEAKTTKKVHDTLIRQFSNGEERLQKKQPIRNHDDILLKVYCSDHTYTTIRVTVAATGREVVSAVADKLGTNDELLLVHLSSAGEKQILKPNDVSVFSTLGINGRLFACPRDQLNALTPLPDQEGPSAGSMSSFELMSSKDLAYQMTLFDWELFSCVHEHELLYHTFGRQSFRRTTANLDLFLRRFNQVQLWVVTEVCLCGQLSKRVQLLKKFIKIAAHCREFKNLNSFFAIIMGMSNPAVSRLNQTWEKLPSKFKKFYAEFESMMDPSRNHRAYRLTVTKLEPPIIPFMPLLLKDMTFTHEGNKTFIDNMVNFEKMRIIANTIRQVRHCRSQPFNPDICQPNKNHVEVRGYVRKLCVIDNQRTLTQLSYRLEPRRT; this comes from the exons ATGGTCGCGGTGCAGACGTCTCCCAATTCGTCCCCATCGGCGGAGTGGATCTGCTGCCTGGATAAAAG GCCGTCGGAGCGCTCGGGAGAGGATGTGGACATTATTCTGACCAGACTGCGAGAGGTCAAAGCCTTCCACAggttccccccctccctcctgctgcaGATCTGTGCCTGTGCCTTCTATGAATACCTGGAGAAAGGCATCACAC TGTTTCGCCAGGGAGACATAGGCACCAGCTGGTATGCTGTCCTGTCTGGCTCTCTGGACGTCAAGGTGTCAGAAACCGCCAACCACCAG gatGCAGTCACTATCTGTACGCTGGGGATCGGGACGGCGTTCGGGGAGTCGATCCTGGACAACACGCCTCGCCACGCGACCATCGTCAGCAGGGAGACCAGCGAGCTGCTCCGCATCGAACAGAGGGAGTTCAAGGGCCTttgggag AAGTATCGTCAGAGCATGGCTGGACTACTTGCCCCTCCTTATGGAGCTATGGAGAGTGGATCCAACAACGACA GACTCACAGACAAAGACGGCATGAACTCAGACTCCGTCGGCCTCATGAACAAGACTCACAACAAG gTTCCCTCAGAGAAGCtgcagagaggggggaaggtTCTCCGCAACGCCATCCTCTCCAGAGCCCCGCACATGATTCGAGACAGGAAATACCACCTCAAGACATACAG ACAGTGTTGTGTCGGCACAGAGCTGGTGGACTGGCTGGTGCAGCAGAGTGCCTGTGTTCACACACGGTCCCATGCTGTTGGGATGTGGCAGGCACTTCTGGAGGAAGGCGTACTCAACCATG TGGACCAAGAGCTGGGTTTCCAGGACAAGTACCTGTTCTACCGTTTCCTtgacgatgaggaggaggacacacCGTTGCCTagcgaggaggagaagagggagagtgaggaagagCTGCCGGAGACCATCCTCTTCCTGGCTCAGATCGGCCCTGACGCACTGCTGCGCATGATCCTCAGGAAATC gcCTGGTCAGAGGACAGGCGATGACTTAGAGATCATCTATGATGAGCTGCTTCACATCAAGGCCTTAGCTCACCTCTCCAACACT GTGAAGAGGGAACTGGCGAGCGTTCTGATCTTCGAGTCACATGCCAAAGCCGGAACCGTGT tGTTCAAccaaggagaggaggggacatCGTGGTACATCATCCAGAAGGGCTCTGTCAATGTGGTTATCTAtggcaag ggagTGGTGTGCACGCTCCACGAGGGCGACGACTTTGGGAAGCTGGCTCTGGTGACAGATTCTCCTCGCGCTGCCTCCATTGTCCTGAGAGAGGACAACTGCCACTTCCTCCGTGTGGACAAGGAAGACTTCAACAGGATACTCAGG gATGTGGAAGCGAATACAGTGCGTCTGAAAGAGCATGAGCAGCCTGTGCTGGTGTTAGAAAAGAGTCCTCGAGCCTCCACCCTGGGAAGCatcaa GTACACTGTGATATCAGGAACGCCAGAGAAGATTCTTGAACACTTCCTGGAGACCATGAGGATGGACACACACCACAGTGAGCCAG ACCCGGCGGTGGATGACTTTGTCCTCATGCACTGTGTCTTCATGCCCAACAGCCAACTGTGCCCTCTACTCATGGCACA CTACCATGCGCCGGCTCCGCCTGGCTCTGAACAGGAGAGGTTGGAGTATGCGGTCAACACTAAGAGGAGGGCCCTCACCCTGGCCCTGCGCTgggctaacacacacaccttcctgctgcaggaggagcccGCCGCACTCTCCTTCCTGGAG GAGTTGTATGGAAGCGTATCCAACGATTCGCGGATGCTGAGAGCGCTGAAGGATTTTGTTCCTGACCTGGAGAAAGTCGTCAAGCTACA TTCAGAGGAAGCCAAAACCACGAAAAAGGTACA TGAT ACGCTTATACGACAGTTCAgcaatggagaggagagattgCAGAAGAAACAGCCCATTAGGAACCATGATGACA tccTTTTGAAGGTGTACTGCAGTGACCACACCTACACCACCATCCGGGTCACCGTGGCAGCGACGGGCAGAGAGGTGGTCAGCGCTGTGGCCGACAAACTGGGCACCAATGACGAGCTGCTATTGGTCCACCTCAGCTCTGCAGGTG AGAAACAAATCCTGAAGCCAAATGATGTGTCGGTGTTTTCCACTCTGGGGATCAACGGGCGTTTGTTTGCCTGTCCTCGAGACCAGCTCAATGCCCTG aCGCCTCTTCCAGACCAGGAGGGCCCCTCAGCAGGATCCATGTCCAGTTTTGAGCTGATGAGTTCTAAAGATCTGGCCTATCAGATGACGCTGTTTGACTGGGAGCTCTTTAGCTGTGTACATgag CATGAGCTGCTGTACCACACATTCGGCCGTCAGAGCTTCAGGAGGACCACGGCCAACCTGGACCTGTTCCTGCGGAGGTTCAACCAGGTTCAGCTGTGGGTGGTGACCGAGGTCTGCCTGTGTGGACAGCTCAGCAAGAGGGTCCAGCTGCTCAAGAAGTTCATCAAGATAGCCGCACA CTGTCGGGAGTTTAAGAACCTGAATTCGTTCTTTGCCATCATCATGGGGATGAGCAATCCTGCTGTCAGCAGACTGAACCAGACCTGGGAG AAACTCCCCAGCAAGTTTAAGAAGTTCTATGCTGAGTTTGAGAGCATGATG GACCCATCCAGGAACCACCGAGCCTACCGACTCACTGTTACCAAACTGGAGCCGCCAATCATCCCCTTTATGCCCCTCCTTCTCAAAG ATATGACATTCACACACGAGGGCAACAAGACATTCATCGACAATATGGTCAATTTTGAGAAAATG CGTATTATTGCTAACACAATTCGACAAGTGAGGCACTGCAGAAGTCAGCCGTTCA aCCCTGACATATGCCAGCCCAATAAGAACCATGTGGAGGTACGGGGTTACGTTAGGAAGCTCTGTGTGATTGACAACCAGAGGACGCTGACACAGCTCTCCTATAGGCTGGAGCCTCGGCGGACTTGA